The following are encoded in a window of bacterium SCSIO 12643 genomic DNA:
- a CDS encoding D-alanine--D-alanine ligase, whose amino-acid sequence MNSSLKNIAILAGGNSSEASVSIKSASIVEENIKSRFNTFLIHIKNENWTYQKNESTHEIDKNDFSLTLNGNKIKFDLVFIAIHGTPGEDGKLQGYFDVLGINYASSNLLASALSFNKGVCNDYLKTHQVKVAKSVQLFKNVKFDTSSIIDSLGLPCFVKPNQSGSSYGVSKVHSASDLPNAIEDAFTYDNQVLVESFIQGREVTCGVNNFNNTLTAMPITEIITEHDFFDFDAKYNGASQEITPADLPSHLTEKVQSAAKHIFQLLNLDGVARIDFIIQDDTPYMIEANTIPGLSAESIIPQQASAMGYTLPDFFEAWIDHFLNK is encoded by the coding sequence ATGAATTCGTCTCTTAAAAATATTGCCATTTTAGCCGGTGGAAATTCATCGGAAGCCTCTGTTTCTATCAAAAGTGCTTCTATCGTTGAAGAAAATATTAAATCCAGATTTAATACTTTCCTAATTCACATTAAAAACGAAAACTGGACTTATCAAAAAAATGAATCTACACATGAGATTGATAAAAATGACTTTAGCCTAACACTTAACGGAAACAAAATCAAATTCGACCTTGTTTTCATAGCTATTCATGGAACTCCGGGAGAAGACGGAAAACTACAAGGGTACTTTGATGTTTTAGGAATCAACTATGCTTCGTCAAATCTATTGGCCTCCGCTTTAAGTTTTAATAAAGGTGTCTGTAACGATTATTTAAAAACGCATCAGGTTAAGGTAGCTAAATCAGTTCAACTTTTTAAAAATGTGAAGTTCGATACCAGCAGCATCATTGATTCATTAGGCCTTCCATGCTTTGTAAAACCAAATCAATCTGGCTCAAGTTATGGTGTAAGCAAGGTACATAGCGCTTCTGATTTACCAAATGCAATAGAAGACGCTTTTACCTACGACAATCAGGTTTTGGTCGAATCATTTATCCAGGGTAGAGAAGTAACATGTGGTGTAAATAATTTCAATAATACACTTACTGCCATGCCTATTACAGAAATCATTACCGAACATGATTTCTTTGATTTTGATGCGAAATATAACGGTGCATCCCAAGAAATCACACCAGCGGATTTACCTTCTCATCTCACCGAAAAAGTACAAAGCGCAGCAAAGCATATTTTCCAATTATTAAATCTGGATGGCGTAGCTAGAATTGACTTTATCATTCAAGATGACACACCTTATATGATTGAAGCTAATACAATTCCTGGTCTATCAGCCGAAAGCATAATCCCTCAACAAGCCAGTGCAATGGGCTATACACTACCGGATTTCTTTGAAGCATGGATTGATCATTTTCTTAATAAATAA
- a CDS encoding RluA family pseudouridine synthase, which translates to MDGMEYSEQYSIEVDPGQGHIRIDKFLGDKIAGISRTKVQNGLKKGNIKVNGEPVKSNYKVHPGDVIDLVFPRERDTSDLVAEDIPLQILYEDDEVLVLDKPAGMVVHPGQGNVTGTLVNALLHHVSHLAEGSNGSDRPGIVHRLDKLTTGVMIVGKTEEALTHLSKQFFDREIERKYIALVWGDPGEEGRIEGHIGRSLKNRKLMAVFPDGEFGKPAATNFRKIEDLGYVSVVECQLETGRTHQIRAHMRHLGHPLFGDLDYEGTRIWKGTVFTKYKQFVNNCFNVLPRQALHAKSLGFIHPNTGEKMYFESELPEDMQEVIERWRNYISNREDLV; encoded by the coding sequence ATGGATGGGATGGAATATTCTGAGCAATATTCCATTGAAGTTGATCCAGGACAGGGGCATATCAGAATTGATAAGTTTTTGGGAGATAAAATAGCGGGCATTTCGAGGACTAAAGTTCAAAATGGTCTGAAGAAAGGAAATATTAAAGTGAATGGAGAGCCAGTGAAGTCTAACTACAAAGTGCATCCCGGAGATGTAATTGATTTGGTTTTTCCTAGAGAAAGAGACACATCTGATCTTGTTGCAGAAGATATTCCACTTCAGATTTTGTATGAAGATGATGAGGTATTGGTGTTGGACAAGCCTGCTGGAATGGTTGTTCATCCAGGACAAGGGAATGTTACAGGTACTTTGGTGAATGCTTTGTTGCATCATGTGAGTCATTTAGCAGAAGGTTCAAATGGTTCAGATAGACCGGGAATTGTACATCGTTTAGATAAACTGACTACCGGAGTAATGATTGTGGGAAAAACAGAAGAAGCTTTAACACATCTATCCAAACAGTTTTTTGATCGAGAAATAGAAAGAAAATATATTGCTTTGGTTTGGGGAGATCCGGGAGAAGAGGGAAGAATAGAAGGCCATATTGGGCGAAGTCTGAAGAATAGAAAGTTGATGGCTGTATTTCCGGACGGAGAGTTTGGCAAACCTGCGGCAACTAATTTTAGAAAAATAGAAGATCTTGGGTATGTCTCTGTAGTAGAATGTCAATTAGAGACTGGAAGAACACACCAGATTCGTGCGCATATGCGTCATTTGGGACATCCGCTATTTGGGGATTTAGATTACGAAGGAACCCGAATTTGGAAAGGTACTGTGTTTACCAAGTATAAGCAGTTTGTAAATAATTGTTTTAATGTATTGCCAAGACAAGCTTTGCATGCAAAGAGTTTAGGTTTTATACATCCCAATACAGGAGAGAAAATGTATTTCGAATCCGAGCTACCTGAGGACATGCAGGAAGTTATTGAGAGATGGCGCAACTATATCTCCAATCGGGAGGATTTGGTTTAG
- a CDS encoding AMP-binding protein has product MIPNTIILNGTPYDIERCREKIGASIPDWEKDIFHFLIEWFSDSTEIEIQTSGSTGQPKKIKRTKQSMINSALMTGKFLGLQDSSKALLCLPSKYIAGKMMLVRAITLGLQMDYVAPQNSIHIIGKYDFCAMTPSQVEASFDHISSIKKLIIGGAPISQKLEFELKSKTSSTSKIYATYGMTETVSHIALRKIDLTNDLAYHTLPNISISQDDRDCLVINAPKITTSTLTTNDIVDITSPTSFIWKGRFDHVINSGGVKLFPEKIEAKIESLIDAPYFISSLPDEKWGHKVVLIIESSSLDTTSLLKSVKTQLNKLEIPKEVFYIPQFQYTPNGKLNRSATMKRLHISS; this is encoded by the coding sequence ATGATACCCAATACTATCATATTAAACGGTACACCATATGACATTGAAAGATGTCGCGAAAAAATCGGGGCTTCAATTCCCGATTGGGAAAAAGATATTTTTCACTTTTTGATTGAATGGTTTTCAGATTCAACAGAAATTGAAATTCAAACTTCAGGATCAACTGGACAACCTAAAAAGATTAAACGCACCAAACAGTCGATGATTAATAGCGCTTTAATGACTGGGAAATTTCTTGGTTTACAAGATAGCTCCAAAGCCTTGCTTTGCCTACCATCAAAATATATTGCCGGAAAAATGATGCTGGTTAGAGCCATTACTCTTGGCCTTCAAATGGATTATGTTGCTCCTCAAAACAGCATTCATATCATTGGGAAATATGACTTCTGCGCTATGACTCCATCTCAGGTAGAAGCCTCATTTGATCACATTTCTTCTATCAAAAAACTTATTATTGGAGGCGCCCCAATTTCTCAAAAGTTAGAGTTTGAACTTAAATCTAAAACCTCATCTACCTCTAAGATTTACGCTACGTATGGGATGACCGAAACTGTTAGTCATATTGCTTTAAGAAAAATTGATCTGACCAACGATTTAGCTTATCATACTTTGCCAAATATTTCGATTTCACAAGATGATCGTGACTGTTTGGTTATTAACGCTCCCAAAATCACAACATCTACTTTAACTACCAATGACATTGTAGACATCACCTCTCCTACGTCTTTTATTTGGAAAGGTCGCTTTGATCATGTCATTAATTCTGGTGGCGTTAAATTGTTTCCTGAAAAAATTGAAGCCAAAATCGAATCTCTTATTGATGCTCCTTACTTTATCAGCAGTCTTCCTGATGAAAAATGGGGACATAAAGTAGTCCTTATCATTGAGAGTTCATCATTGGATACGACATCATTATTAAAGTCCGTGAAAACCCAACTGAATAAACTCGAAATACCTAAAGAAGTTTTCTACATCCCTCAATTCCAATATACCCCAAATGGTAAGCTCAACCGATCGGCAACTATGAAAAGGTTACATATTTCAAGCTAA
- a CDS encoding PASTA domain-containing protein — protein sequence MKKLLSFFISRAFWINILVMLLIVAAGIYAVSLFLDSYTKHDEFVEVPDFEGFHYSEIDEYISDKNLRFEIVDSLFNPNKEGGIVLEQIPGKGELVKPNRKIYITINSVTPPSVILPELHDITVRQVVSKIETYGLKIDSLIYRPAECDNCVIGVLFEGKEVSSGTRIEKGKSISLIIGEGIGMEKVNIPYLYRMSLAEVREVLNSKGLNVGFYEYDTTVVNKDDSANAFVYRQIPVYDTVSKVRQGRAFDLFLTLDSNKIEGIELMVPDTNLQPDEDI from the coding sequence TTGAAGAAATTATTGTCGTTTTTTATTTCAAGAGCATTTTGGATCAATATCCTGGTTATGCTATTGATTGTGGCTGCCGGTATTTATGCGGTGTCATTATTTTTAGATTCATACACTAAACATGATGAATTTGTTGAAGTTCCGGATTTTGAGGGATTTCATTATTCTGAAATTGATGAATATATTTCAGATAAAAATCTCAGGTTTGAGATTGTAGACTCTCTGTTTAATCCAAACAAAGAAGGGGGAATTGTATTAGAGCAGATTCCTGGAAAAGGAGAATTGGTAAAGCCGAATCGAAAGATTTACATCACAATAAATTCTGTTACTCCACCCAGTGTGATTTTGCCGGAGTTACATGATATTACCGTACGACAAGTGGTCAGTAAAATAGAGACCTATGGTTTAAAAATAGACTCATTAATCTACCGCCCGGCAGAATGTGATAATTGTGTGATCGGGGTTTTATTTGAAGGTAAAGAAGTATCTTCTGGAACCAGAATTGAAAAAGGAAAATCGATTTCTTTGATTATTGGAGAAGGTATAGGAATGGAAAAAGTGAATATTCCATATTTATATAGAATGTCGTTGGCGGAAGTCAGAGAGGTGTTAAACTCAAAAGGTTTAAATGTGGGGTTTTATGAATATGATACAACTGTAGTTAATAAAGATGATTCGGCAAATGCATTCGTGTATAGACAAATCCCCGTTTATGATACGGTGAGTAAGGTGAGACAAGGTCGTGCTTTCGATTTATTTTTGACATTAGATAGTAATAAAATTGAGGGAATTGAGTTAATGGTTCCAGATACCAATTTACAACCGGATGAGGACATTTAA
- a CDS encoding o-succinylbenzoate synthase gives MITAKLISHPLIFKAPAGTSRGILNTKPTWFLVLTHTLTNSIGIGECSIIPKLSIDDKPEIEDKLIQLVHRINNGDIPGISEYKEWPAIQFALETALNDLAYESPFSPYPGDFSTGKKTIYINGLIWMGDTEFMHHQIQEKLDSGFNCIKIKIGAIDFESEIQLLKSIRENFSADQIEIRVDANGAFSYEDALTKLEQLSKYDIHSIEQPIAPKQWKEMAALCVQSPIPIALDEELIGIIDAGDKIQMLQFIQPQYIILKPSLIGGIASSEEWISIAEKNSIGWWATSALESNIGLNAIAQWVSTKETCMPQGLGTGKLFTNNIDAPLDIQNGALVNDPNMSWDISIFNF, from the coding sequence ATGATTACAGCAAAACTTATTTCTCATCCTCTAATTTTTAAAGCTCCAGCTGGAACTTCCAGAGGTATTCTAAATACAAAACCAACCTGGTTTCTGGTTTTAACGCATACGCTTACAAATAGCATTGGAATTGGCGAGTGTAGTATAATTCCTAAATTAAGCATTGACGACAAACCTGAGATCGAGGACAAGTTGATTCAACTTGTTCATCGAATTAACAATGGAGATATTCCTGGTATATCCGAATATAAGGAATGGCCTGCAATACAATTTGCATTAGAAACCGCCCTAAATGATTTGGCTTACGAAAGTCCGTTTTCGCCTTATCCTGGTGATTTTTCCACTGGTAAAAAAACGATTTATATTAACGGCCTCATATGGATGGGCGATACCGAATTTATGCATCATCAGATTCAAGAAAAACTAGACTCTGGTTTTAACTGCATAAAGATCAAAATCGGAGCTATTGACTTTGAATCAGAAATTCAGTTACTAAAATCCATACGAGAAAATTTTAGCGCTGATCAAATTGAAATTCGAGTGGATGCCAATGGTGCTTTTTCATATGAAGATGCACTAACTAAACTAGAACAACTTTCCAAATATGATATTCATTCTATTGAGCAACCTATTGCACCTAAACAATGGAAAGAAATGGCGGCTTTATGTGTTCAAAGCCCTATTCCAATTGCTCTGGATGAAGAACTTATTGGAATCATTGACGCGGGAGATAAGATACAAATGCTTCAATTTATCCAACCTCAATATATCATTTTAAAACCAAGTTTAATTGGGGGAATTGCTTCTTCTGAAGAATGGATCTCTATTGCAGAAAAAAATAGTATTGGCTGGTGGGCCACCTCTGCTTTAGAGTCAAATATTGGACTGAATGCCATTGCACAATGGGTTTCTACCAAAGAAACATGTATGCCTCAAGGTCTCGGGACTGGAAAACTATTTACAAATAACATTGATGCTCCACTAGACATCCAAAATGGAGCGCTGGTTAATGATCCTAATATGAGCTGGGACATTTCAATTTTTAATTTTTGA
- a CDS encoding T9SS type A sorting domain-containing protein, translated as MSIRVIILFLVLNLFHQIGFTQYDTTWIKTYGGNRDDISRDFIQTHDSGFLSIGSTSSFGFNNAQMYFLKLDSNGAIQWTKSHGGPGQDWGNAVIQTSDNGFLGVGYSNSYGAGGFDLYLVKLDSNGDLEYEKYYGGVDWDFAWDVIEYRPGEFYIVGETQSFGTGNTDGWIVQFDEPTQNFTWDTTYGDIGPDGLRAISQFRNGTLSCTGYYTNTGETQSDLLYLNFSPNTHSTNTLLTLGDTLNDGGNDITLFSDSTVMITGYTYRNDTSRTYTLRIDDQNNILRHEIWSLGDYAEGKSVVERPDGYAAIFSSTHFASMGYEFWFYFMDTYGSGTAGSLQDDYASKMIISNRGYYMMTGYTEGFGATYPDILIYKTDTGNYDPNNFYKIEDGQNIVSVSPAQNVDGTIEINFNNDFLNIQQHSSKSDILHVFITNVLGQNILFRKTTDSYLVIPTSQLNKGSYFCTILLNNGRRITKQFTVL; from the coding sequence ATGAGCATTCGAGTAATCATATTATTTCTTGTTCTAAATCTATTTCATCAAATCGGATTTACGCAATATGATACGACCTGGATTAAGACTTATGGAGGGAATCGTGACGATATTTCAAGGGACTTTATCCAAACACATGATAGTGGTTTTTTATCTATTGGATCTACAAGTAGTTTTGGATTTAATAACGCTCAAATGTATTTCTTAAAGCTAGATTCAAATGGCGCTATTCAATGGACTAAGAGTCATGGTGGACCTGGTCAGGATTGGGGAAATGCAGTAATCCAAACTTCGGATAATGGTTTTTTAGGTGTAGGTTATTCCAATAGTTATGGGGCAGGTGGCTTCGATTTATATCTGGTAAAATTGGATAGTAATGGTGACTTGGAATATGAAAAATACTACGGTGGGGTCGATTGGGATTTTGCCTGGGACGTCATTGAATACCGACCTGGAGAGTTTTATATAGTTGGTGAAACGCAAAGTTTTGGAACCGGAAATACAGATGGATGGATCGTACAATTTGATGAACCTACTCAAAATTTCACATGGGATACTACCTATGGTGATATTGGGCCGGACGGTTTACGTGCTATCTCTCAATTTAGAAATGGGACATTATCATGTACTGGGTATTATACCAATACCGGAGAAACACAATCAGATCTATTATACCTTAACTTTTCTCCAAATACACATTCCACCAATACACTATTAACTTTAGGAGATACTTTAAATGACGGTGGAAATGATATTACCTTATTTTCCGATAGCACCGTAATGATCACAGGTTACACCTATAGAAATGACACCTCCAGAACATATACCTTAAGAATTGATGACCAAAACAACATACTACGGCATGAGATATGGTCTTTAGGTGATTATGCTGAAGGCAAAAGTGTTGTTGAGAGACCAGATGGTTATGCAGCTATTTTCAGCTCCACACATTTTGCTTCTATGGGCTACGAATTCTGGTTCTATTTTATGGACACTTATGGATCTGGAACTGCAGGATCATTACAAGATGATTACGCTTCAAAAATGATTATTTCTAATCGTGGCTATTACATGATGACAGGATATACCGAGGGATTTGGAGCTACTTATCCTGACATTTTAATCTACAAAACGGATACTGGTAATTACGATCCAAACAATTTTTATAAAATCGAAGATGGTCAAAACATAGTAAGCGTTTCTCCTGCACAAAATGTGGATGGAACCATTGAAATTAATTTTAACAATGACTTTCTAAATATTCAACAACATAGTTCAAAATCTGATATACTACACGTTTTCATCACAAATGTTTTAGGACAAAATATATTATTCCGAAAAACCACAGATTCTTATCTGGTTATTCCTACTTCGCAGTTAAATAAAGGAAGTTACTTCTGTACCATTCTTTTAAATAACGGTAGGCGAATCACTAAACAATTTACAGTGCTCTAA
- a CDS encoding T9SS type A sorting domain-containing protein produces the protein MRTFNYLIAILINFVVLTGYTQEGTAPLWGNESLQWESKKLFLSRSAEAGETYTYQFLLDTNHLPIVDDFSRNYFKSYSFDTLNTVTDTLVWQNFLVNGVYQEELKAMFDTSYHYTPNGSGGYDSVATPPVYVSILSKVDYQMVVDTDTVWVRQDTLIVGNTVITNHLADRTYLNYSDTVVIVPDEGYSVWRNNNALHNYTYGDNPVTLGVATFDGLDSTGVPYDPSMNPNSYQIADILESKPIYLKTRPNGGSDYNSLQDTGIYLSFFYQPQGLGDAPEANDSLALEFYSPYTDKWTHKWSAAGGPVHEFKSVMVHVIDPQYFADGFKFRFLNYASVSGNFDHWNIDYVRLDEKRTVNDTTMDDVGILDPGQSLIEDYSQMPWSHYKASTGNLMKTEQNIRFRNNHSVSKFASSSFTAYDHGTQIFDGSVEITPILNSFAIGDNSSTVNGTYPKTSSDTVYSYNVEYHINSTPDDNRDNDTAFFHQQFGTQYAYDDGSAESAYFVTSAGAQIAVEYKLAVADTLRAVNIYFPRSFESIIDRAYRIMVWKSLDPEEILLESYLYFPQYSGGRDLVQGVVLEEPLAVEGTIYVGIKQLDKRVFIGLDKNNNNQSKNFFKVGGQWQNSSYEGSLFIRPEFGTTNPWPVSVKDVEEEKLEFTVYPNPSSSTVSVDLPYGNYRVNLRSILGTVVKQAEASDMLTLNVSDVSAGMYLVEIEDLDTGKKGIKKLLIQH, from the coding sequence ATGAGGACATTTAATTACTTAATTGCCATACTTATAAATTTTGTTGTACTAACTGGTTATACCCAGGAGGGAACAGCACCATTATGGGGAAATGAAAGTTTACAGTGGGAGTCAAAAAAGTTGTTTTTAAGTAGATCTGCTGAAGCTGGAGAAACGTATACCTATCAATTTTTATTGGATACAAATCACTTACCAATTGTAGATGATTTTTCAAGGAATTACTTTAAGTCCTATTCTTTTGATACGTTAAATACTGTTACGGATACGTTGGTGTGGCAAAATTTTCTGGTGAATGGAGTGTATCAGGAAGAATTAAAAGCCATGTTTGATACTTCATATCATTATACACCTAATGGAAGTGGAGGATATGATTCGGTGGCTACTCCACCGGTTTATGTAAGTATTCTTTCTAAGGTAGATTATCAAATGGTTGTGGATACAGATACCGTTTGGGTGCGACAGGATACTTTGATTGTTGGAAATACAGTAATTACAAATCATTTAGCAGATAGAACATATTTAAACTACAGCGATACAGTGGTGATTGTTCCAGACGAAGGTTATTCGGTTTGGAGAAATAACAATGCATTGCATAATTACACCTATGGAGATAATCCAGTGACATTAGGAGTAGCCACATTTGATGGACTGGATTCAACGGGTGTACCTTATGACCCAAGCATGAATCCAAATTCATATCAAATTGCAGATATTTTAGAATCAAAACCTATCTATTTAAAAACGAGACCTAATGGAGGGAGTGATTATAATAGCTTACAGGATACAGGGATATATTTAAGTTTCTTTTATCAGCCGCAAGGTTTGGGTGATGCTCCGGAAGCAAATGATTCTTTGGCTTTAGAGTTTTATTCTCCATACACAGATAAATGGACACATAAATGGAGTGCAGCCGGTGGACCTGTACATGAATTTAAAAGTGTAATGGTGCACGTGATAGATCCTCAGTATTTTGCAGATGGTTTTAAATTTAGATTCTTGAACTATGCGTCAGTATCTGGAAACTTTGATCATTGGAATATCGATTATGTAAGATTGGATGAAAAAAGAACGGTTAATGATACAACGATGGACGATGTAGGAATATTAGACCCGGGACAGTCGTTGATTGAAGATTATTCTCAGATGCCTTGGTCACATTATAAGGCAAGTACAGGGAATTTGATGAAGACAGAACAAAATATCCGGTTTAGAAATAATCATAGTGTTAGTAAGTTCGCGTCATCTAGTTTTACGGCATATGATCATGGAACGCAGATTTTTGACGGTTCGGTTGAGATTACACCAATTTTGAATTCTTTTGCTATCGGTGATAATTCAAGTACGGTTAACGGAACTTACCCTAAAACAAGTTCGGACACGGTATATTCGTATAATGTTGAATATCATATTAATTCAACTCCTGATGATAATAGAGATAATGATACGGCCTTCTTTCACCAGCAATTTGGTACACAATACGCTTATGATGATGGTTCTGCCGAAAGTGCATATTTTGTTACTTCTGCAGGGGCACAGATAGCCGTTGAATATAAATTAGCGGTTGCGGATACTTTAAGAGCAGTCAACATTTATTTTCCGAGGTCATTTGAAAGTATAATTGATCGGGCGTACAGAATAATGGTTTGGAAAAGTCTGGACCCTGAAGAAATTCTTTTGGAAAGCTACTTATATTTTCCGCAATATTCTGGAGGAAGAGATTTAGTTCAAGGAGTGGTTTTGGAAGAGCCTTTGGCGGTAGAAGGAACCATTTACGTTGGAATTAAACAATTAGATAAGCGTGTGTTTATTGGTTTGGATAAAAATAATAATAATCAGTCTAAAAACTTCTTTAAGGTTGGTGGACAATGGCAGAATTCGAGTTACGAAGGATCATTATTTATTCGCCCGGAATTTGGAACTACCAACCCATGGCCTGTTTCCGTAAAGGATGTGGAAGAGGAAAAGTTGGAATTTACGGTATATCCAAACCCTTCGTCTTCGACAGTTAGTGTCGATTTACCGTACGGAAATTATCGTGTAAATTTAAGATCGATTTTAGGTACGGTTGTAAAGCAAGCTGAAGCCAGTGATATGTTAACTTTAAATGTATCTGACGTATCAGCTGGAATGTATTTGGTAGAAATTGAAGATTTAGATACCGGCAAAAAAGGCATCAAAAAACTTTTAATACAACATTAA
- the rdgB gene encoding RdgB/HAM1 family non-canonical purine NTP pyrophosphatase: MDLVFATNNEHKLLEIKESVRNYEVKGLREYGIDEDIPETGTTLKENARIKARFIYDKYGVDCFADDTGLEVSSLDGAPGVYSARYAGPACDYDDNNEKLLRELNNVEDRSAQFRTVICLIIKGKEHYFEGICSGEILKAYQGENGFGYDPLFRPKGFEQSFAQMSTTSKNEISHRGLAVQKLLQFLNK, from the coding sequence ATGGATTTGGTTTTTGCAACGAATAACGAACACAAACTTTTAGAGATTAAAGAATCTGTTCGAAATTATGAGGTTAAAGGATTAAGGGAATATGGTATCGATGAAGATATTCCTGAAACCGGAACTACACTTAAAGAAAATGCACGGATAAAGGCTCGATTTATATATGATAAGTATGGGGTAGATTGTTTTGCAGATGATACCGGATTAGAAGTGTCGTCTCTTGACGGAGCTCCTGGAGTATATTCTGCAAGATATGCCGGTCCTGCTTGTGATTACGATGATAACAATGAAAAGCTACTGAGAGAATTAAATAATGTTGAGGATCGATCTGCTCAATTTAGAACAGTAATCTGTTTAATTATTAAAGGGAAAGAGCATTATTTTGAAGGAATATGTTCCGGTGAAATCTTAAAAGCGTATCAAGGGGAAAATGGTTTTGGGTACGACCCATTATTTCGTCCAAAAGGATTTGAACAGTCATTTGCGCAAATGTCCACAACGTCAAAAAATGAGATTAGTCACAGAGGATTGGCTGTGCAGAAATTGTTACAGTTTTTAAATAAATAA
- a CDS encoding HAMP domain-containing histidine kinase, whose amino-acid sequence MSFTTNLKAKFSRHTQRVMNPLGATVVATLSSVGIYLVINIFYHSPNFLAGLAISTAIPLIITYPLSFIAFNNQKKIERQVKELERLDYINKKIFTVVAHDVRSPIATLKSLLNTINSDSISIEESKAHLKSLSDRTENLLIFLDSMLDWSRKQIEQESLYPTYFYCSDTIHPIKTLLADIISYKNITLTASNLETQIYADQESYAFIVRNILHNAIKFTPEYGNISIDVTESDNEVQTIIQDNGVGISQNGIDKILNSEEWFSTSGTAKEPGTGLGIKTCMYYLKQQNGNLNINSSLDQGTTVTISFPKNNN is encoded by the coding sequence ATGTCTTTTACCACTAACCTTAAAGCTAAATTCAGCCGCCATACCCAGCGTGTAATGAATCCATTAGGCGCTACAGTAGTTGCAACACTTTCTTCTGTTGGGATATATCTTGTCATCAATATTTTTTACCACAGTCCCAATTTCCTTGCAGGGCTGGCCATTTCTACTGCCATACCGCTGATCATCACATACCCACTTTCTTTTATCGCCTTTAATAACCAAAAGAAGATCGAAAGACAAGTTAAAGAATTAGAACGCCTGGATTACATTAATAAAAAAATATTTACCGTTGTTGCTCATGACGTTCGAAGTCCAATCGCTACATTAAAATCTTTATTGAATACGATCAATTCGGATAGCATTAGTATAGAAGAAAGTAAAGCACACTTGAAATCATTATCTGATCGAACTGAAAATTTGCTCATCTTTCTGGATAGCATGTTAGATTGGTCCAGAAAACAAATAGAACAAGAATCCTTGTATCCGACATATTTCTACTGTAGTGATACCATTCACCCAATAAAAACTCTTTTAGCGGATATTATTTCATACAAGAATATCACACTAACAGCTTCGAATTTGGAAACACAGATTTATGCAGATCAAGAAAGCTATGCCTTTATTGTCCGAAATATTCTACATAACGCGATCAAATTCACTCCTGAATATGGCAATATATCAATTGATGTTACAGAGAGTGACAATGAAGTTCAAACCATAATACAGGATAACGGAGTGGGAATCTCTCAAAACGGAATTGATAAAATATTAAACTCCGAAGAATGGTTTTCTACTTCCGGGACAGCTAAAGAACCTGGAACTGGATTAGGGATTAAAACCTGCATGTATTATCTAAAACAACAAAATGGCAACCTAAATATTAATAGTTCTTTGGATCAAGGTACTACTGTGACTATTTCATTTCCCAAAAATAACAACTAA